One window of the Paraburkholderia sp. PGU19 genome contains the following:
- a CDS encoding MATE family efflux transporter has translation MFADVRKIAGLAWPVLIGQLAIIAFGVIDTAMVGRFSATDLAALGLGSSIYISVYIGLTGILTALQPIAGQLYGAARYEEIGEEVRQALWLALALATIGFLILYFPHPLLQLARAPEALRERTVSYLQILAFGLPASLAFRVYSSLTNAVGQPRLVMILQIGGLLLKLPLNVLLIFGKLGLPALGGPGAALASILINWTLAIVGMTVMTKLDVFRPFAIFRHFCWPVWRRQAAQLKLGVPMGLSYLIEVTSYTFMALFIARFGTTTLAGHQIAGNIGAVLYMTPLSIGIATSTLVAQALGAHRYEAARTLARHGIAMAVAIACCYGVIVLALRPVIIAGYTPNAHVAQAAMPLVLIVVFYHLCDALQITSAFVLRAYRVAVVPTVIYAVALWGVGLGGGYTLGFDVGGWVPESFTGARGFWLANTASLLIAGIGLAIYLRTISARSARMGAVQQADSTA, from the coding sequence ATGTTCGCCGATGTGCGGAAAATCGCCGGGCTCGCGTGGCCCGTGCTGATCGGCCAACTGGCGATCATCGCGTTCGGCGTGATCGACACGGCAATGGTCGGCCGTTTTTCGGCAACCGATCTCGCCGCGCTCGGCCTCGGCTCGTCGATCTACATTTCCGTGTATATCGGTTTGACGGGCATTCTGACGGCGCTGCAGCCGATCGCTGGTCAGCTGTATGGCGCGGCGCGCTACGAGGAAATCGGCGAAGAAGTGCGCCAGGCGCTGTGGCTCGCGCTGGCGCTCGCGACCATCGGCTTTCTGATTCTCTACTTCCCTCACCCGCTGCTGCAGCTTGCGCGCGCACCGGAAGCGCTGCGCGAGCGCACCGTGTCCTATCTGCAGATACTCGCGTTCGGCTTGCCTGCGAGCCTCGCGTTCCGCGTCTATAGCTCGCTGACGAATGCCGTCGGCCAGCCGCGACTCGTGATGATCCTGCAGATCGGCGGGTTGCTGCTGAAGCTGCCGCTCAACGTACTGCTGATTTTCGGCAAGCTCGGCTTGCCGGCGCTCGGCGGTCCGGGCGCCGCGCTCGCGAGCATTCTGATCAACTGGACGCTTGCCATCGTCGGCATGACCGTGATGACGAAGCTCGACGTGTTCCGGCCGTTCGCGATCTTCCGGCATTTCTGCTGGCCCGTGTGGCGGCGTCAGGCAGCGCAGTTGAAGCTCGGCGTGCCGATGGGGCTGTCATATCTGATCGAGGTCACTTCGTACACGTTCATGGCGCTCTTTATCGCGCGCTTCGGCACGACCACGCTGGCGGGTCATCAGATTGCGGGCAACATCGGCGCGGTGCTGTACATGACGCCGCTGTCGATCGGCATCGCCACTTCGACGCTCGTCGCGCAGGCGCTCGGCGCGCATCGATACGAAGCGGCGCGCACGCTCGCGCGGCACGGCATCGCGATGGCGGTTGCGATCGCGTGCTGCTACGGCGTGATCGTGCTTGCGCTGCGGCCCGTCATCATCGCGGGCTACACGCCGAATGCGCATGTCGCGCAAGCCGCGATGCCGCTGGTGCTGATCGTTGTGTTCTATCACCTGTGCGACGCGTTGCAGATCACGTCGGCGTTCGTGCTGCGCGCGTATCGTGTGGCCGTCGTGCCAACCGTGATCTATGCAGTTGCGTTGTGGGGCGTCGGGCTGGGCGGTGGTTATACGCTTGGGTTCGATGTCGGCGGCTGGGTGCCCGAATCGTTCACGGGCGCGCGGGGGTTCTGGCTGGCGAATACGGCCAGCCTGCTGATCGCGGGCATCGGTCTCGCCATCTATCTGCGTACGATAAGCGCGCGGTCGGCGCGGATGGGCGCCGTGCAGCAGGCGGACAGCACGGCCTGA
- a CDS encoding carboxymuconolactone decarboxylase family protein, whose product MNHGHDDRYARGWDKLKEIDGTAGEKVIASLAPIAPDFARLLIEFPFGDVYSRPQLDLRAREIATIAALAALGNAQPQLKVHIEAALNVGCTRDEIVEVFMQMAVYAGFPAALNALFAAREVFEQRDEEEAAEAVV is encoded by the coding sequence ATGAATCACGGACACGACGATCGCTATGCACGCGGCTGGGACAAGCTGAAGGAAATCGATGGAACGGCAGGGGAGAAGGTGATCGCATCGCTCGCGCCGATTGCGCCGGATTTCGCGCGGCTGTTGATCGAGTTTCCGTTCGGCGATGTGTATAGCCGTCCGCAGCTCGACCTGCGGGCGCGGGAAATCGCGACGATCGCCGCGCTGGCCGCTCTTGGCAACGCGCAGCCGCAACTCAAGGTGCATATCGAGGCGGCGTTGAACGTGGGTTGCACGCGCGACGAGATCGTCGAGGTGTTCATGCAGATGGCCGTGTATGCGGGATTTCCGGCTGCGTTGAATGCGCTGTTCGCGGCGCGAGAAGTGTTCGAGCAGCGCGATGAGGAGGAAGCGGCGGAGGCTGTCGTCTGA